The sequence TAAAAATTCGTCTTCAATAAGTTAGTTGTTTCATAATGGGTACACTGGAACAGTTGGCGAATCAATTTGCCAAATTGATTAAATTTGATACATGGGGTAATTATCCTGCAGGATATGATCCAGCCAAACACGGTCCATATGATCCTTCTCGATATTACGGAAAACGTAAGTCTACCATCTTTCGCCATATCtaacatttaatttacaaatgatttaataaaatattatccgCCTTTACAGCTGATACGCCATTTGGCGAAGTAAAACTTCGTGATTTGCCAGAATGGTTTAGCCGACGCGAGAAAGGATTCAAACCATTTGCATCGTTAATTTCACGAGGtagatattttatcaaaaaaagTGGCCTTACCATGGctcaaaaattatataatactttTGTTACAATTAGCTTATTATTGATATATACGTTAACATTACTTGATAAAttagttttaaataaatggaaataatattttttatatttaaagttCAATATATCTTGATATAGAGCAAAAATTGATTCctttgcaattatttttttgctctataataatttgcatttagtttctttgaagtattataatttaattgtcATAACTTACAGCTCACTGGCGATGGCAGTTAAAGTATATGCATCCTAGGAAAGCAACTATGGCTCCAATTTTCCAGCTTGCTGTTGCTGGAGCAATATTTGGCTATGTTACAAATTACTTGCGTATCAGTaagtttatatataataaatttgcataatttacagttataaaataatgaagaAACAATGTCATAATGTATGTCTTCATTTTCAGGGGCAcatagaaattataaatatcattaaaatattattaaaatcatCTTGAGTTAAAATAGAGTACAATTAAATTGTATTAGTTAACAAAAGTAATATCAATAATCTGTAAAATctataatatgaaataaatgtgGCTTAAACATTTGATATGtgtaatgtatataatatcctagaacagaatttttcttataaataaatatttgtttataacaGTACCTTTGTTTACTGGTTAAGATTACTGCCAATATCATTCacatttcattatttaaaaattaacatGTTTTAATgccaaatatttttaaaaacttttatgtATTAATTACAATACAAATTATTCTACTAGGAAAGATATGCTGAGTGTTATAGTTTTTTATGATTAAAGGTTATcttaatatattgtataaattttgaaataagaTTTACAAGTtgattaataaaaaatcaaaataaaaaatttattatttttaatataatctgtcattacgtttataaaataaattttaatattttacaagatgATTTTTTATGaacaaattttcaacattctgagaaaaatatattaagtcGAATCGTAGCTTATATATGAGAACCATTAccaaaatatgaaaaataataaatatgtaccTGAAATTGTTATGCGATGTCTTCTTATTTCAGTCCAAATTATACTCGATACTAATAAAACGTCACATTTAAAATTACAGCGTGTCAAAATTCGGAAAGATTCAAATAAAGTCACGAGGTCATCTTAATGGCGCGAAATATGAAACAATATTTTGCGGTTGTATACAACACTAAAAAATTTAATCATGGTGtgaatttcaataatttagtatataatatttggTGTATATATAGTTGGTACATAATAGAAGGTTTTTACATGCGTTTAATTAAAGGATTTTTTAGttgtatttcaaaataaacaGATTCATGCTCAAATGCATTTCGTGCTAACATACATACTTTGCTTGAAAAATTGcatattatacagggtgatcCAGATTTTAATGGCAAAACTTTGTCagtatatatattctataaaactaaataagaaaaaaatgttatataaacataaatcTTTTGAGATCTTATAAAAAAAGTTATGACAAGAAAAcgaaatacaaaagaaaaaaaatgaaatatgcaaaataaatattgctGATTTCTTCCTACATTATATCGCAATAACCACAAACTGTTTGCTGTTTCcttcatatttcatttttttgttacaatttttttgtaaGATCTTAAACGCCaatgtttatataatattttctccTTATTTAGATCTATAGATTATGTATACTAACAAACTTTCGTcatgaaaattttaaacaccctgtatatttaagAATATAACATTGAATGAATCATAAtgtgttaataaaatatcatattcataaataaaatatatatgtgttCTAAATATAGAATTTTGCGATGCGTAAAAGaatataaagtaaattttcaaaaaattgaattatgcaAATGATTTGATTGCATACTAAttaaaaacataattaaaTGAGTAGCAACAAACAATATGTATATTCTTGATGTTCTTAAAGTGtgaattatgaaataattttgaaagaattaGGAAGAATTAATGCATCTAGTAAATTATGTGTACGCGGCATAATTTCATCCTACGCATAAAACGTGTGCAATTTAACATGATCATTGCACGAGGGAAACGTTGATTGGTCCATCGATTTATAAGATCCGTATAATCAACCAATGAGAGCAAAATTGGGGGACAAAACTCAGGTTCCCTTGCAATATGGCTGTCAGTATAAATTTGATGCTTGAACATGCGTTTCTCTCCGAAAAATTTGACAAGTAGTCTGTCTATCTATCATCTTTTTCGAAATATAGAGCGTAATGTGATTTTCGGGGAATCAATACAGTGGAAAACGGCTATGCGGATTAGCTGAAGCGTAgcagtaaaataaattatattttgaaatcaGGTATGTTTAAGCGTTCGTTCATcgctatttatttatatgtccATATTGTGTTTCTTTACGatatcttgaaaaatattatgttcCGTTTCATTTCCTTAATTAAAACTTGTACAATTTTCCTCAAATTTTGCATTATTTAAATCCCTGAACTTCTATACCGATTAAAAAACGCATACTCGCAGATGTCATCTATCCATCTTCACTTCATCAATCTAACTGCACAAACTTTCGTTCTTCAAGTTGACAATCGATTTTCCCTATTTGaatcattttcttttactttatcaaataaatgatcaaatgtttgttttattattccCTGTActccattttattttgtatagttGGAGCATTCAGTATATTTCCTGTTGAACTGTTGTAATAtccaataataaatatacatttcaTGATCATTTTGTCTATGTTTCTGATATGTATGTTTATTaaatgttttcatttatttactgtaaatattattccaaatatataatcattttttaatgataGTTCATTCTTCAAGTGTTTGTGATACTGTATATACATGTGTACACTCTTATTTTGATTTTAGGCATTCACAGCTGTTTATTGATCAACATAGTTTGTAAACATGACATCAAGGTAAAGCACTGTCAATTATAATTGTGTTGTTAAAATGAGATGTAtggaataatattaatatttacactAATCTACTTACAATTATGCAAAAATGGACTAGTTTATGATACTATGATATAATAACAAACATTAATGTACCATtagtaatatattattattaaactttacatatattttatacataaaaatataatttataataactatatttaataaatagtaaatcttcatgtaattaatattttcaaattttatatctattatctcaataaaattttataacgtgtatatttatcatattgctactttatataataataaaggaaaattgaaaataataaatgcacgtgaatacatatattaatagATGATTGTATCTATCTATAGTTGATTTAATAACATGATTGCATACATCATAATGTATGGGTTCTATTAGGCTAGACAGGCTATTCATACTATTGGAAACAGGGACAAATGCAGTAACTAAAAGAGCTGCAGCACAACAATTAGGAGAAGCACAGAGATTACATCCTCATGATTTACATCATTTATTGGCAAGAGTTTCTATCCTTTTAAAGTCTTCACAATGGGATACCAGAGTTTGTGCTGCACAAGCTGTACAAGCTATACTTGCTCAAGTTCCTACTTGGGATCCACAACCCATTAAGAAAGAAACATGTACAGGTagctaattttaattttttatatactaaattttgttattaacattaaattttttattcatagaAGATGAAGAAGCAAAAAAACcaaacaataaattaaatttggaAAACTTTGATATGGAAAAGATTTTAGCACGTAGTTCATATCTTACTGGATCAGAAGGCAATGAATATGATTTAACAGCTACTGATGGGGAGCAAATGCTACTTCCTAATCAAAAGGAAAAAATTGCTGCTAAATTAGGCCTTCATCCACAATTAATGGGAGTTGATACATCAGAATTGTTTACCAACGAAGATCTTGCACCAGAAGTATTACCACCTACGTCAAATATACAAACTAATGTATCTGTGAGTGAAACGCTAAAACAACCTAGTGGTCTTAGTAGACGCGAAATGAATAGAGCTAGACGTAAGGTAATACATAATTGATTACTAATATGCTTAATGTAATAAGATATTcttatatagtattatttatttgatagGCACGACAGTCGGTTTCAAAACAACGTTCACGAGAACCTGATGACCATCGTAACAACGAAGATTATCACAATTCAAATGCTCAATCTCCCATCAATAATGAAGGGGAACCactaaataaaagaataaaattagaGGAACTGATTTCGTTAGAGATTGgcgttaataataattcacaGACTGAATCAGTCAATGGAGTACCAGACAGCACTGGCTGTTGGCCAGATTCTGTAATAAATTGGCCTCTAGAATCATTTGCAGAAAGTCTCTGTCAAGATCTATTTAGTCAAAAATGGGAAGTAAGG is a genomic window of Bombus huntii isolate Logan2020A chromosome 1, iyBomHunt1.1, whole genome shotgun sequence containing:
- the LOC126872746 gene encoding putative ATP synthase subunit f, mitochondrial; its protein translation is MGTLEQLANQFAKLIKFDTWGNYPAGYDPAKHGPYDPSRYYGKPDTPFGEVKLRDLPEWFSRREKGFKPFASLISRAHWRWQLKYMHPRKATMAPIFQLAVAGAIFGYVTNYLRIRAHRNYKYH